A genomic window from Chaetodon trifascialis isolate fChaTrf1 chromosome 22, fChaTrf1.hap1, whole genome shotgun sequence includes:
- the tmem110l gene encoding transmembrane protein 110, like: MDMYGYSGVFLVKRFLDDGVLEVTNMSDINKANPHGCDNGALTDRFGVLIQGLLAIVAFSTLMLKRFREPAGIRRPWRIWFFDTSKQAIGALFIHFANVFLSTLTKEDPCSLYLMNFLLDATLGMLVIWLAVKLVSKLVEYKQWTLLMFGEYGDPPQAAAWLGQCGIYLLIMVLEKGVISLVLLVPGWSKLQEVLLSYIANPQLELVLVMLIVPFIVNSIMFWVVDSLTMRKYKTMKSLDDSCDGAPEKADTLPWTNSEESRVLLTVETDTDEASEGEEEPAAVGPVPHVQYSGGPLRPSWVVV; the protein is encoded by the exons ATGGACATGTACGGATACAGCGGGGTCTTCTTGGTGAAAAGATTCCTGGACGATGGCGTATTAGAAGTCACAAACATGTCAGACATCAACAAGGCGAATCCTCACGGCTGCGATAACGGAGCTCTGACGGACAGGTTTGGCGTCCTGATCCAGGGGCTTCTGGCAATCGTCGCCTTCAGTACGCTGATGT TGAAGAGGTTCCGGGAGCCTGCAGGGATCCGGCGGCCGTGGAGGATCTG GTTTTTCGACACGTCCAAGCAGGCCATCGGTGCTCTTTTCATCCACTTCGCCAACGTCTTCCTGTCCACGCTCACCAAAGAGGACCCGTGCTCGCT GTACCTGATGAACTTCCTGCTGGATGCCACGCTGGGGATGCTGGTCATCTGGCTGGCCGTGAAGCTGGTGTCCAAGCTGGTGGAGTACAAGCAGTGGACGCTGCTCATGTTTGGAGAATATG gtGACCCCCCCCAGGCAGCGGCGTGGCTGGGCCAGTGTGGCATCTACCTGCTCATCATGGTCCTGGAGAAAGGTGTGATCAGCCTGGTGCTGCTCGTCCCCGGATGGTCCAAA ctgcaGGAGGTGTTGCTAAGCTACATTGCTAACCCTCAGCTGGAGCTGGTGCTGGTCATGCTCATCGTGCCCTTCATCGTGAAC TCCATCATGTTCTGGGTGGTGGACAGCCTGACGATGAGGAAGTACAAGACGATGAAGAGCCTGGACGACTCGTGCGACGGCGCGCCGGAGAAGGCCGACACGCTGCCCTGGACGAACAGCGAGGAGTCTCGG gtCCTGCTGACCGTCGAGACGGACACAGACGAGGCCTCCGAGGGGGAGGAAGAGCCCGCCGCCGTCGGCCCCGTCCCTCACGTGCAGTATTCAGGAGGACCGCTGAGACCCAGCTGGGTGGTGGTGTAA